TGAAGCTTTTCCTCAGGGCAGGGTGATTTCAATAGGTTACGGCGCTGGTGATTCCGAACTTGCAGGACCCAATGTGCTTCAGGGGGTGCTGTCTGAACTTGACTCCTGTCTGATCCCTGACATTATTGAAGTGCTTGAAACGAATGCTGACGATGTGAGCGGAGAAATCCTGGGCAACCTGTTTGAAGAATTGCTTGCTATGGGGGCAAAGGATGTCGCAATTCTCCCGGCAACAATGAAGAAAGGCCGTCCGGCTCATGTTATCAAAGTTATTGCAAAACCAGAGGACACTGCAAAGCTTGCCCGGAAGATAATTATCGAGACAGGGTCACTGGGAGTAAGGGTTATCCCTACCCGGCACAGATTGATGGCTGCGAGGTGGATAGAATCGGTTAAATTTGAGGTTGGCGGGCAGATATATGAAGCTGCGGTCAAGGTCGCCAGGGATTCTGAGGGCGTCCTGCTGAATATCTCTGCTGAGTTTGAGGATTGCAAAAAGATCGCAAAAGCGAGTGGAGTTCCTGTTAAAGAGGTTATGAGAAAGTCAGAGGAGGCTGCAAGAAAGCTTTTCTCCTGAGATTCACGAAAGGGTGCTGATATATAGAAATAAGAATATAATTCTAAAGCAAAAGCCTGAAACTTCAAGGCTTTCACTTCAATTTTCATTATTCTCTCTATCCAAGTCAGAGTTTGCCCATGGAATGCAAGAGTTCTGCGTTCAGTACACTTGCTCCGGCTGCGCCTCGGACGGTATTATGTCCCATTGCGATATAACGGATTCCTTCTCTTATACGGCCTACTGAGACGCTCATGCCTTTCCCCATGTTGCGGTCAAGGCGCGGTTGAGGTCTGTCGATTTCGTCCCTTACTATCAGGGCTCTCTCAGGTTCGGAAGGAAGTTCTCCAAGCTTTGGATCGAATCTTAGAAAAGCTTCTCTTACTTCTTCAGGCGTTGGTTTATCTCTCATTCCAGCCCAGATAGCTTCGGTATGCCCGTCGACAACAGGAACTCTGTGACAGGAAGCACTGACACTTATATCTGCAGGCACGATTTCAGAGCCGTTGAACTCTCCAAGGAGCTTTAAAGTTTCGGTCTCCATCTTTTTTTCTTCGCTTCCTATGTACGGAATTACATTGTCATAGATTGCCATTGCGGCAACTCCGGAAAAACCTGCGCCTGAGATAGCCTGCATTGTAGCCACCTGTATGGTTTCGAGCCCGAACTGCATAAGAGGCTTTAAGGTAAGGGCCATGACAATTGTGGAGCAATTGGGGTTTGTAATGATATATCCGTCCCATCCCCTTGTGTCCTGCTGGATTTCGAGAAGCTCGAGGTGCTCTGAATTTATTTCGGGAATTACGAGAGGAATATCCTTTTCCATCCTGTGGGAGGAGGCATTACTTGCGACTGCAAAACCGGCTTTTGCAAATTCGGGTTCTACTGTCAGGGCAAGGTCTGCAGGAAGTGCCGAGAAAACAACATCTGCATCTACGGTTTTTGGGTCTACCGGGACAACTTCGATGTTTTCGA
This region of Methanosarcina flavescens genomic DNA includes:
- the asd gene encoding aspartate-semialdehyde dehydrogenase, giving the protein MVAIKAGILGATGAVGQRFVEALANHPWFEITALAASERSAGKTYKEAAGWRLDTAMPESVENIEVVPVDPKTVDADVVFSALPADLALTVEPEFAKAGFAVASNASSHRMEKDIPLVIPEINSEHLELLEIQQDTRGWDGYIITNPNCSTIVMALTLKPLMQFGLETIQVATMQAISGAGFSGVAAMAIYDNVIPYIGSEEKKMETETLKLLGEFNGSEIVPADISVSASCHRVPVVDGHTEAIWAGMRDKPTPEEVREAFLRFDPKLGELPSEPERALIVRDEIDRPQPRLDRNMGKGMSVSVGRIREGIRYIAMGHNTVRGAAGASVLNAELLHSMGKL